In one Brevibacillus composti genomic region, the following are encoded:
- a CDS encoding ISLre2 family transposase — protein MSKFTTEFPTMKELETLLFRTLQEQFAAGMAYILEALDEYLMHQRDHSRFRLKDQREVQIDTLFGTVRFKRRLYQDRVKGQHVYLLDRMLAFDGREKLSPFLEEIAIEFASQGPSYRDSAKRLEALLGYRVLSHEAIRDKLITRVEQASTIVSKATRRSVRVLFVEVDGLYTSLQRQRQRGMENRMAIVHEGWEQEGDRVRLRSKRHYLHTTKGEFWEGFGDFLVRHYDMDENTWIVVNGDGANWIGECESYFHRCIYTLDRFHVARELRRFLGQLPETWQTVRQALAAFEADILLATVESVPEEKILEEHRNEWRKYVAYLRRHRRHLIDYRKVLGEAGIDTTGMRPMGSAEAQMRVMAKRTKRGGYSWSVRGVQAMLRAIMARQEGSRLSGQAIAKKQVLQPNPMVRVKDLLREVKEQAKGYINGTIRLLHGSYQSSPTGLALKALRG, from the coding sequence GTGAGCAAGTTTACCACGGAATTTCCCACAATGAAAGAGCTTGAAACGTTGTTGTTTCGAACGTTGCAGGAACAGTTCGCTGCCGGTATGGCTTATATTTTGGAAGCGTTGGACGAGTATCTGATGCATCAACGGGATCATTCACGCTTTCGGCTAAAGGACCAACGAGAAGTCCAGATCGACACACTCTTTGGTACGGTTCGATTCAAACGGCGATTGTATCAGGATCGCGTGAAGGGTCAACATGTGTATTTGTTGGATCGTATGCTGGCCTTTGACGGGCGGGAGAAGCTAAGCCCGTTTTTGGAAGAGATAGCGATCGAATTTGCTAGCCAAGGCCCCTCGTACCGGGACAGCGCAAAACGCTTGGAAGCGTTACTGGGGTATCGGGTACTGAGCCATGAGGCCATTCGGGACAAACTAATCACGCGGGTTGAACAAGCATCAACCATCGTGTCGAAAGCGACCCGAAGGTCGGTTCGCGTATTGTTTGTGGAAGTGGATGGACTTTACACCTCATTGCAGAGGCAACGCCAGCGGGGAATGGAAAATCGAATGGCGATTGTGCACGAAGGATGGGAACAAGAGGGGGACCGAGTGCGGCTTAGGTCGAAACGCCATTACCTGCATACGACGAAGGGAGAGTTCTGGGAAGGGTTTGGCGACTTTCTGGTTCGTCATTACGACATGGATGAAAACACATGGATCGTAGTCAATGGGGATGGGGCCAATTGGATTGGAGAATGCGAATCCTACTTTCACCGCTGTATTTACACACTGGATCGCTTTCATGTGGCGCGAGAATTGCGCCGATTCCTGGGTCAGTTGCCAGAGACGTGGCAGACGGTAAGGCAGGCGTTGGCGGCCTTTGAAGCGGATATCTTGCTGGCGACAGTAGAGTCCGTACCGGAGGAAAAGATTCTGGAAGAGCACCGGAACGAATGGCGGAAATACGTGGCCTATTTACGGCGGCATCGAAGGCATCTTATCGACTATCGAAAGGTTCTGGGTGAAGCTGGTATCGACACGACGGGCATGCGTCCAATGGGGAGTGCGGAAGCGCAAATGCGGGTGATGGCAAAAAGGACCAAACGAGGCGGCTACAGTTGGAGTGTACGGGGAGTACAAGCGATGTTGCGAGCCATTATGGCACGACAAGAGGGAAGTCGTTTGAGCGGCCAGGCGATAGCGAAGAAGCAAGTGTTACAGCCCAACCCAATGGTCCGAGTGAAGGACTTGCTACGGGAAGTGAAAGAGCAGGCAAAAGGCTATATAAACGGGACGATCCGCCTGTTGCACGGGTCATATCAAAGCAGCCCTACCGGGCTGGCCTTAAAAGCCCTTCGCGGATGA
- a CDS encoding CcdC family protein — protein sequence MNMLSSSALGMLIPLLMATAVIFVRMRAQKKPVSARRIILPPLFMSTGFAMFHFPETATPFAYHVTAFLIGLVLSIPLILTSRFEFVGQEVYLKRSRAFFLILLGLLVIRTAIKLVVNDSFTVMQTAGLFFVLAYGMILPWRLAMLYMYRQLVKKPVRT from the coding sequence ATGAACATGTTGTCATCGAGCGCTCTCGGGATGCTGATCCCGTTACTCATGGCGACCGCAGTCATCTTTGTACGGATGCGGGCTCAAAAAAAACCGGTTTCCGCGCGTCGAATTATCTTGCCGCCCTTGTTTATGTCCACGGGCTTTGCCATGTTTCACTTTCCGGAAACGGCAACCCCGTTTGCGTATCATGTTACGGCCTTCCTGATCGGGCTGGTACTGTCGATCCCGCTGATCCTGACATCCCGGTTTGAATTCGTCGGCCAGGAGGTCTATCTCAAGCGCTCCCGAGCGTTTTTTCTGATATTGCTGGGTCTGTTGGTGATCCGAACCGCGATCAAGCTGGTGGTCAACGATTCGTTTACCGTCATGCAAACAGCCGGTCTCTTCTTCGTCTTGGCGTACGGCATGATCCTGCCCTGGCGCCTCGCGATGCTGTATATGTACCGGCAATTGGTCAAAAAACCGGTGCGGACGTAA
- a CDS encoding MFS transporter, which yields MLWRNHTFLLLMTGEVIAGAGMWISIIANLQFMQHMIPSDTVKGLVLMSGLIVSILLSPKAGVTIDRIDKRSIMLWASLVRSLSPLCMLPAIAYSSLTWMVVSLIIMQVSAAFYFPTVQASLPAILSPAELLKANSVYLNIATLSRIGGTALGGILVTAMDLSTLYLFSLGAYLALAVVTRFLQIPPIDARKRQEKVEFREVFTLIKRDHALMVALLNTGLITLFLGGFNLLVLNFSEIQARPDLMGWIYTVEGTSILAGGLLAKRWIGGRNLIAASTLLLFVFALSQYGMSFAESRVMVLASFGLFGFTVAFFFPVTTTIFQRRLEEHQQGRFFSFKGMLDRGFFLVALGTTGVCLDLFGVSGYMIGIGSVTLLMAALTLYYSKRHKLDVRETDEPVAAA from the coding sequence ATGTTGTGGCGCAATCATACCTTTCTTCTGCTCATGACAGGAGAGGTTATCGCCGGTGCGGGTATGTGGATATCCATCATCGCCAACCTCCAGTTCATGCAGCATATGATCCCTTCCGATACGGTGAAGGGGCTGGTCTTGATGAGCGGGCTGATCGTCAGCATCTTGCTGTCACCCAAAGCCGGCGTCACCATCGACCGCATCGACAAAAGAAGCATTATGCTATGGGCCAGTCTGGTCCGCAGTCTCAGTCCTCTCTGCATGCTCCCAGCCATCGCTTACAGCTCCCTCACCTGGATGGTCGTCTCGCTGATCATCATGCAAGTCTCGGCAGCCTTTTATTTCCCGACCGTGCAGGCTTCCCTCCCGGCGATTCTCAGTCCGGCGGAACTGTTAAAGGCAAACAGCGTCTATCTGAACATCGCCACCCTGTCCCGCATCGGCGGAACGGCACTGGGCGGCATACTCGTCACGGCGATGGATTTGTCCACCCTGTACCTGTTTTCGCTCGGAGCCTATCTGGCGCTGGCCGTCGTCACCCGATTCCTGCAAATCCCGCCGATTGACGCTCGCAAGCGCCAGGAAAAAGTGGAGTTTCGCGAGGTATTTACGCTGATCAAGCGGGATCACGCGCTGATGGTCGCGCTGCTCAATACCGGCTTGATCACGCTGTTTCTCGGCGGATTTAACCTGCTCGTACTCAACTTCAGTGAAATCCAGGCGCGCCCCGATCTGATGGGCTGGATCTACACCGTCGAGGGAACCAGTATTCTCGCCGGAGGTTTGCTGGCAAAGCGGTGGATCGGCGGACGCAATCTGATTGCCGCCTCGACCCTCCTGCTGTTTGTCTTCGCCCTCTCCCAGTACGGCATGTCTTTTGCGGAAAGCCGTGTGATGGTACTCGCTTCCTTTGGCCTGTTTGGATTTACGGTGGCGTTCTTTTTCCCTGTGACGACCACGATTTTTCAACGCAGACTGGAGGAACACCAGCAAGGCCGCTTTTTCTCGTTTAAGGGCATGCTGGACCGCGGGTTCTTTTTGGTCGCCTTGGGAACGACCGGGGTCTGCCTCGATCTCTTCGGCGTGTCGGGCTACATGATCGGGATCGGTTCCGTCACCCTGTTGATGGCCGCACTGACGCTGTATTACAGCAAAAGGCACAAGCTGGATGTACGGGAGACAGATGAGCCGGTTGCGGCTGCGTAA
- a CDS encoding VOC family protein, with protein MKLSFDHLVHFLYRPPAEALEPLGDAGFHAVAGGQHEAWGTYNSLSYFGLSYIEFFAARSTEIAAKSENPLVQQLLADRPCGEGMGQIALRTSEIERWSERFREQGCQVTGPLAGSRRREDGSLIQWKMLFAKDPRRKYRMPFLIEWADTDESRLADLTRRGVVAPHPNGASEIAYVAIAAHDQADAAEAWQEWLGLKAGPDYYDEELQATCRRLSCPGGDLVFCRPEGDGPAGEALAARGERPFLIRFAGADAGRRVWLFGSRYAW; from the coding sequence GTGAAACTCTCATTTGATCATCTGGTGCACTTTCTCTACAGGCCTCCGGCAGAAGCTCTGGAGCCGCTTGGGGACGCCGGTTTTCACGCGGTGGCGGGGGGACAACACGAGGCGTGGGGGACCTATAACAGCTTGAGCTACTTTGGCTTGTCTTACATCGAGTTCTTCGCCGCGCGGTCGACGGAGATTGCGGCGAAGTCAGAGAATCCGCTGGTCCAACAGCTATTGGCCGATCGGCCCTGCGGCGAAGGGATGGGACAGATCGCCCTTCGCACCAGTGAGATCGAGCGCTGGTCAGAGCGCTTTCGCGAGCAAGGCTGCCAAGTGACAGGTCCGCTTGCGGGAAGCAGGAGACGGGAAGACGGCAGCCTGATCCAGTGGAAAATGCTGTTTGCAAAAGATCCGCGGCGGAAGTACCGCATGCCGTTTTTGATTGAGTGGGCGGATACGGACGAGAGCCGGCTTGCGGATTTGACCCGTCGGGGAGTGGTGGCGCCGCATCCTAATGGCGCAAGCGAAATCGCCTATGTCGCCATCGCGGCCCATGATCAGGCCGATGCGGCAGAAGCCTGGCAGGAGTGGTTGGGACTCAAAGCCGGCCCGGACTATTACGACGAGGAGCTTCAAGCGACCTGCAGACGGCTGTCCTGTCCCGGGGGCGATCTCGTCTTTTGCCGTCCGGAAGGCGATGGACCTGCTGGCGAGGCATTGGCAGCCAGAGGAGAACGGCCTTTTTTGATCCGTTTTGCCGGGGCGGATGCCGGCCGGCGGGTATGGTTATTTGGAAGCAGATACGCGTGGTAA
- a CDS encoding glycerol-3-phosphate dehydrogenase/oxidase, with amino-acid sequence MGNPFSARTRQNDLQEMEKETLDLLVIGGGITGAGIALDASKRGIRVGLVEKNDFGSGTSSRSTKLIHGGLRYLKQGEVKLVREVGRERAILYQNAPHLVIPAPMLLPIYQGGSYGYWATSIGLFIYDVLAGVARRERRNMLGKEETLAHEPLLKGEGLKGGGLYVEYRTDDARLTLDILKTAAGLGAKAVNYAEAGSFLYEDGRLKGIMVTDRLSGKQYALKAKHVVNAAGPWVDRVRQMDGSLEGKRLYLTKGVHLVVSAERLPVRQSAYFDTPDGRMVFVIPRGKITYIGTTDTSYRHSIDEPRTTAADRDYLLRAVNSMFPTVHLRTEDVLSHWAGLRPLIYEEGKGASELSRKDEIFHSSTGLITIAGGKLTGFRKMAEKVVNLVARKLQAEEGKRYPGCSTDAIVISGGERHGYDNYAEWKREMHRLGTDLGVDADTAWEWIDTYGTNTLRIYERIDRISASGNADSLLAAQIRYAIEEERTVRALDFLRLRTGWTYFQVEKAEAEKERVIRLMAEELGWSAEEAARQREEAERYLHALKHLPPTDEEVPR; translated from the coding sequence GTGGGAAACCCGTTTTCAGCGCGAACCAGACAGAATGATCTGCAAGAGATGGAAAAAGAGACGCTCGACCTGCTCGTCATCGGCGGCGGCATCACGGGAGCAGGGATCGCCCTCGATGCGAGCAAGCGGGGAATCCGCGTGGGATTGGTGGAAAAGAATGATTTTGGGTCCGGCACCAGCAGCCGTTCGACGAAGCTGATCCACGGCGGACTGCGCTATCTGAAACAGGGGGAAGTGAAGCTGGTCCGGGAGGTGGGGCGCGAACGGGCCATTTTGTATCAAAACGCTCCGCATCTGGTCATCCCGGCCCCGATGCTGCTGCCGATCTATCAGGGCGGCTCGTATGGGTACTGGGCCACCTCGATCGGGCTGTTCATCTACGATGTCCTGGCCGGCGTGGCCCGCAGAGAGAGGCGGAACATGCTGGGCAAAGAGGAGACGCTGGCCCATGAGCCTTTGCTCAAAGGGGAAGGGCTGAAAGGCGGAGGCCTCTATGTTGAATACCGGACCGATGATGCCCGGCTGACGCTGGATATTCTGAAAACGGCTGCAGGACTGGGGGCAAAAGCGGTCAATTACGCAGAGGCCGGCTCTTTTCTCTACGAGGACGGCAGGCTGAAGGGGATCATGGTGACCGACCGTCTGTCAGGAAAACAATACGCCCTCAAAGCCAAACATGTGGTGAATGCCGCCGGTCCATGGGTAGACCGCGTGCGCCAGATGGACGGTTCCCTGGAGGGCAAACGGCTGTATTTGACAAAAGGGGTGCATCTGGTCGTCTCGGCGGAGCGCTTGCCTGTGAGGCAATCCGCTTATTTTGATACCCCGGACGGGCGCATGGTCTTCGTCATTCCGCGGGGGAAAATCACCTACATCGGGACGACCGATACGTCCTACCGCCACTCGATTGACGAGCCGAGAACGACGGCGGCAGATCGCGACTACCTGCTGCGGGCCGTAAACAGCATGTTTCCCACGGTCCATCTGCGAACCGAAGATGTCCTGTCCCATTGGGCAGGGCTGCGGCCGCTGATCTACGAAGAGGGGAAAGGGGCGTCCGAACTGTCCCGCAAGGACGAAATCTTCCACTCGTCGACCGGATTGATTACGATCGCCGGCGGGAAGCTGACAGGCTTTCGGAAGATGGCGGAAAAAGTGGTGAATTTGGTCGCGCGGAAACTGCAGGCGGAGGAAGGCAAGAGATATCCCGGATGCTCCACCGACGCGATCGTGATCAGCGGCGGAGAGAGACACGGCTACGACAATTACGCGGAGTGGAAGCGGGAAATGCATCGCCTGGGCACAGATCTAGGCGTAGATGCTGACACGGCCTGGGAGTGGATCGACACGTACGGCACCAATACGCTGAGGATCTACGAGCGCATCGATCGCATCAGTGCAAGCGGGAATGCGGATAGTCTGCTGGCTGCTCAAATCCGTTACGCGATTGAGGAGGAGAGGACTGTCCGTGCGCTGGATTTTCTTCGGCTGCGTACCGGATGGACGTATTTTCAAGTGGAGAAGGCCGAAGCCGAAAAGGAGCGGGTGATCCGTCTGATGGCCGAGGAGCTGGGGTGGTCCGCAGAAGAAGCGGCCAGACAGCGGGAAGAAGCCGAGCGTTACCTGCATGCGTTGAAACATCTCCCGCCCACAGATGAGGAGGTCCCCCGTTGA